CCGGAATGAGTATGCCGCGCTCCTGGAGCGTGGCAGAAACCTCGAGGGCGCGGGCCTCGTCGCCAACGACTATCGGGACGATTGCGGAAGGGGAGGGCTGCACGCCCAGGCCCTCGCGCTTCAACGCTTCGCAGAAGAACTTTACGTTGTCCTGAAGCTGCCTTACGCGCTCCGGGTGGCTGCCGATGTATCGCAGGTTGTTGCATGCGGCGGCGGCAACCGCGGGCGCCATCGCCGTCGTGAAAATGAAACTGCGGGCCTTGTTGCGGAGGAAATCAATCAGTTGCTGCCTGCCCGCCACGAAGCCGCCCTCGGCGGCGGCGGCTTTGCTCAATGTGCCGACGGTAACGTCGGCGTGAGCACAGCCGTAGTGTTCGGCAAGCCCCCTGCCGGTCTTGCCGACCACGCCCGTGGCGTGCGCCTCGTCAATCATGAGCAATACATCCTGTTCGCGGGCGACGCGCAGGAGTTCCGGCAAGTTCGCGAGGTCGCCATCCATGCTGAAGACGGCGTCGGTCACGATAAGCCCGCGGAAGGGCCGCGCATCTTGTTTCGCCTCTTGTTTCGCATCTTGCCCGCGAGAGCGTGCTTCAAGTTTCGCCTCGGCAATCGCGCGTTCCAGGTCCGCGATGTCGTTGTGCCTGTAGACCTTGCAACTGGCGCGTGAAAGCCTAATCCCGTCGATGATGCTCGCGTGGTTCAGTTCGTCGCTGAATACAAAGTCGTTCTTGCCGCAGAGTGCAGAAATTGTCCCCACGTTCGCCATGTATCCCGTGTTGAACGTGATTGCCGCCTCTTCGCCCTTGAACTGCGCAATGCATTCCTCGAGTTCGTCGTGCGGGGTCTTGTTGCCCGTGGTGAGGCGCGCGCCGCCGCTCCCGGTGCCCCATTCGAGTACCGCGTTTGCCATTGCCTGCTTCAATTCGGGAATGTTCGCGAGGTCCAGGTAAGAATTGGATGCGAGCAGGAGCGTGTCGGTGGGGGCATGCCCTGAACCATTGCACGCGATTTTCACGTGCGACGCTTCCGGCGAAACGATGTGACGTAGGGTGCGGTAAGTGTTGCTTGCCCGCGCTGATTCTAGTGCGTCTTTCGTAAAAGAGTCTAAAACTTGTTCGTTCATGCCATTCTGCCGTCTACATCCACCAAGACTTTCTTCTTCTGTAAATAATCAATACACTCTTCGGCGCTTGCCTTGCGGGAATCGAACAGGAATATGCGGCCTCCGTTCTCGTCGCCCGCTTCCTTCATTTTCATTATGCGCACGTAGCCGAGTTCCTTGCTGGCCACATAGCCCGTCACGTATTCCGGGTCGTCGCTGATGCAGATTTCCGCCACGATTCCGGGCGCGTTCGCCACCTTGGTCGCGAGCACGATGGCTTCGTTGAAGTGGTTCTTGCAGCTGTCCACCACGTTGCCCCGGAGAGCGTCCATGTAGGTGGCGCGCACGCCGCGTGCCTGGTCGGGTTCCAGGCGCTTCCCCGTCGCGATATCGTAGAGCATCGCCCCGCGCATCAGGAATGTCTTGCGCAATAATTCCGGCAGTTTATTTGCGAATTCCCTTATCGCGTCAGTCCCGGCACCGCCGGCGGCACTGCCCACGGCTTCGCCAATCAGCTCGAATGCTTTCTCCAGCCCTTCCTGCCACGTTTCTACGTCCACGCGGGTCACGGGCAGCG
This genomic interval from Fibrobacter sp. UWR3 contains the following:
- a CDS encoding 8-amino-7-oxononanoate synthase — encoded protein: MKIACNGSGHAPTDTLLLASNSYLDLANIPELKQAMANAVLEWGTGSGGARLTTGNKTPHDELEECIAQFKGEEAAITFNTGYMANVGTISALCGKNDFVFSDELNHASIIDGIRLSRASCKVYRHNDIADLERAIAEAKLEARSRGQDAKQEAKQDARPFRGLIVTDAVFSMDGDLANLPELLRVAREQDVLLMIDEAHATGVVGKTGRGLAEHYGCAHADVTVGTLSKAAAAEGGFVAGRQQLIDFLRNKARSFIFTTAMAPAVAAAACNNLRYIGSHPERVRQLQDNVKFFCEALKREGLGVQPSPSAIVPIVVGDEARALEVSATLQERGILIPAIRYPTVARGQARLRASLMATHTQEELQTAATAISQIIKSTD
- a CDS encoding 6-carboxyhexanoate--CoA ligase; this translates as MDYYSLKMRASQQVGEGEQRHEQHISGAERIVARENVEAVCSAMVRRAMTHSKGDPDFINVKIEKVHESDIRILKALPVTRVDVETWQEGLEKAFELIGEAVGSAAGGAGTDAIREFANKLPELLRKTFLMRGAMLYDIATGKRLEPDQARGVRATYMDALRGNVVDSCKNHFNEAIVLATKVANAPGIVAEICISDDPEYVTGYVASKELGYVRIMKMKEAGDENGGRIFLFDSRKASAEECIDYLQKKKVLVDVDGRMA